CCGATGAGTGCTAGGGTTGTCCAAAAGCTAGCTACAAAGGAGGATCCTGGGAATTTCATATTAATGCATGCTATGGGCCCAAACGTTGCGGGAGTTATTGGAACAGCAGTAGCTGCTGGTGTGCTATTGTCAGTTTTAGGGTGATTTTTCTTTTTTCACTATAATTTTCACCAATTGCTCCGTGAATCCGTTTTTAGGGTCAATAAGGTCCTTTTAAAGTTTTAAAAAGAAGAATTGAAAGTAAAGAAGAGAAATCACATCATACCGGGCATTCCGCCCATTCCGCCACCCATTTCGCCGCCTTTACCTTCGCCTTTTGAGAGTTTTGCTGCTATGACATCGTCGATTCTGAGGATCATTATTGCAACTTCACTTGCACTCTTTATTGCTTGTCTCTTTACTCTTGCTGGCTCAATTACTCCTCTTTCGACCATATCTGCTGGCTCGCCACCGAAAACATCGACACCTATCGCTTTTCCTTTGTTCTTGTGCTCGCTTATTGCTTTGACGAGAACGTCGATTGTATCAAGTCCAGCGTTCTCTGCAAGGGTCTTTGGAATAATCTTCAATGCCTCTGCAAATGATTCAATGGCAAGTTGTTCCTTTCCACCAACTTGTTTGGCAAATTCATCTATCTTAATGCTGAGCTCAAGCTCAGTGGCTCCTCCACCGGGTAAGATTGCACCGTCTTCCATAACATCCTTGACGACCTTTATTGCGTCTTCGAGGGCTCTCTCTACTTCGTCAACGACGTGTTCTGTTCCTCCCCTGATGAGGATTGTAACTGCTTTTGGATTCTTGCATCCTTCAACAAAGACCATGTTTTCTCCAGCAACTTTTCTCTCTTCAACAAGTTCAGCATAACCAAGGTCTTCACTTGTTAAGTCTTTAACGTTTGTGACGATCTTTGCACCAGTTGCCTTGGCAAGCTTCTCCATATCACTCTTCTTAACCCTTCTAACGGCTAATATACCGGCCTTAGCGAGGTAGTGCTGGGCCAAATCATCAATACCCTTTTGGCAGAAGAGAACGTTTGCACCAGTGGCAGCTATCTGCTCTACCATTTCTTGGAGCATCTTTTCCTCTTGCTCAAGGAAAGCATAAAGCTGATCTGGGCTTGTGATGTTTATTTTTGCATCTGTTTCTGTCTTTTTAACCTCAAAGGCATCGTTTATAAGGGCAATCTTAGCACTTTCTACCTTCTTTGGCATTCTTGGGTGAACTCTCTCTTTGTCAATAACTACACCTCTGATGAGTTGGGTGTCCTTGACACTTCCACCCTCTTTCTTCTCAAGCTTGATGTTGTCGATATCAACAACATATTTGCTGTTAAGTTTTTCAGCAACTTGCTTAACGGCATTAACTGCGAGTTTTGCCAAAAGCTCTTTGTGGCTCTCGGCATTTTTACCTGTTACTGATGTTGAAGCTATTTTCGTGAGAGTCTCCTCATTGTCGGGTTCAACACTGATGGCTATTTTGTCAATTATTTCTTGGGCTTTCTCAGCCGCGAGTGTGTAACCCTTAATGATTATGCTTGGGTGAATATTCTGATCTAAAAGTTCCTCTGCTTTTGCAAGGAGCTCACCGGCAATAACAACAGCTGAAGTTGTCCCATCTCCAGCTTCCTTGTCTTGAGTCTTTGCAATCTCGATAATCATCTTAGCTGCTGGGTGTTGAACGTCAATCTGCTCCAAAATTGTTGCACCATCGTTTGTGATTACTATATCTCCAAGGCTGTCAACAAGCATTTTATCCATACCCTTTGGACCCAAGGTTGTCCTCACGGTTTCTGCTATTACTCTGGCAGCCAAAATGTTTAATCTCTGGGCATCTCTACCCACATATCTTTGAGTACCCTCTGGAAGAATAACAACGGGTTGTCCTCCTTGTCCTACCATCATCTCAATTACCTCCTTTGTTAAACAAGGGCCTTTCGTTAGGGCTCTATAAAAAGATTTCTATTTAAAAGTCAAGTATTAAATTGATTTGTAGTATATGTGATAAGGATTTTAAGTTGTTTTGGACAAAATACAGGAAAAAGGTCCCAAAAGATTCTTAAGTTTAGCTTGTCTTAGCCTCCCTTATGGAGAGTTATAAAACGATCAAAGGTTTTGGAAAAGTCGAAAAAACCTATATAGACTCCCTTTTTATAGGTTACGCAGTACCGGCAAAAAGCCAAAAAAGAGGCTAAAGAATTCGTTGCAAAGGTTAAAGAAGCTCATGCTGATGCCACTCATAATGTTTCTGCTTATCGAGTTAGGGAAAGGAATACTCTTATTATTCACTATGATGATGACGGTGAACCAAGAGGAAGTGCGGGAAGGCCCGTTCTGAAGGTTCTTGAATATAAGGGCTTAGAAAATGTTGTGGTTGTTGTTACAAGGTATTTTGGAGGTACAAAGCTAGGGTATGGTGGGTTGATAAAGGCCTACAGTGAGACAGCAAGTGAGGCTTTAGAAGAGGCAGGTGTAAGCGAGATCATGAAAAAAGAGCCTATAGAGATTATTTTTCCCTATAATTTGTATAGTGCAGTTGAAAAAGCAGTTGAGAAGTTTGAAGGAGAAGTTGTTGAGAAAGATTTTGGGTTGATGTGATGTTTGTTGTGGTATTCTACCCGAGCGAAAAGAAGGGTTCCTGACCTCCTCCCCGTCGTGAAGGCGAGGCTTTCAAAAGAAAGAGGTGATTATAGTGTTTAAAGCTTTGGCATGAGAATTCAAGGAAACTTTAATACAGCTAAAAACAGAACTCATATGGGGACCTGAAAATGGAAGGCCTTTGGGTTTATCCTATCAAGGATATCGACAAACTTAAAGAAGTTATAGGAAACGTTTTGGATTATGGGTTATTGGATGTGGAGATTGAGAACAGAGCATCACTTCTTGATGATATGCTTAATCGCAAAGATGAAAAGCTTAAATATGCTATGAAAAAACTTGGAGAAAATGGTATTGATGAAGCTAGACTAGTACTCAAAGAAGGAAAAGCCATATTAGTGCTAAAAATAGAGAATGTCATTTCCATTAGGTTTGTGTTAGAGGATGTTCAGAATATTATTAAAGCGCTTGAGATAAGTGGTGAGGTGCATGAGGCTAATAAAGCAAGGAGCAGAGGCAAAAATATATCTTGCAAACTTTGAGGAACTTTACTTCCCTTTTGATGAAGAAAAGATTATTATAAAGCACCGTATTCCAAAGCGCTATCGTATAAGAGAGATAGACGAAAAATTGAGAAAGGAAAGGACAGTTAGAGAAGCTAGGATTCTGCATAGGGCTAAACAGTTTGGAGTTAATGTTCCTTACGTTTATGAGGTGGATTTGAAGGAAATGAAAATAGTTATGGAGTACATTGAAGGCGAGAGGTTAAAGGAGCTTTTGGAGAAAATTCACATGGAAGAGCGTCTGAAGCTGTGCAGAGAAATTGGGAGGCAAGTTGGAAAACTTCATGAGGCTGGAATAGTGCATGGAGACCTCACGACTTCCAACATGATCCTCAGAGGTGGTAGGATTTACTTCATAGACTTTGGTCTGGCTGAATTTGAGATAAGCCTTGAGGCTCAAGGAGTTGATCTGCATCTTTTAAAGAGAGCGATGGAGAGCACTCATTATAAATGGTTTGAGATAGGCTTTAAAAAGGTTTTAAAGGGTTATGAAGAAATTAGAGGCGAGAAAAAGAGGAAAGAAGTTGAAGAGAAGCTCAAAGAGATAGAAAGTCGTGGAAGATATAGAGAAAGAAGCTGGGTTAATACCTAAATACAGATAATTTTTAAATTCTCTTTCCTATCTTTAATCATGAAGGAAGAGTATTTTACTGAAGACTTCATTTTGAAAGTTAGGGAGAGATATTTTAGGCCAAGAAAGTGGGAGAAGGTTAAATTATTTAAAAAAGTCGCTGTTCTTGCTATTGATCTCCAAAAGTACTTTTTAGTTCCTAAGAGTCCTGCATATCTTCCTTCTTCACAAGCTTTAATATCTCGATTAGAAGGATTTTACAGAAAGATTAATGCCCTTGAAGTTCCCATAATTTTTACTCGTCATTTGCATAAAGAGGGGACAATGGTTTGGTGGTGGGGCAATGAGATGCATAGGGAAGATCCATTCAACGAAATTCTCGAGAATTTCAAACCGTTTGCTGAAATTGTTATTGAAAAAAACACGTATAATGCCTTTTATAAGACGAAACTTGAAGAGCTCTTGAGAAAACTTGGTATTGAGACTGTGATAATTACCGGTGTCATGACACATCTCTGTTGTGAAACTACTGCCCGAGAGGCTTTTGTGAGGGGTTTTAATGTTATTTTTCCAGTAAATGGGACAATCACCCAGAATAGGTTTTTCCATGAGGCTACTTTAAGGAACCTTTCCCATGGGTTTGCAGTAACTCCGCTCCTTGAGGAGGTGCTTGGATGGCTCTCGTTGGAATAATAGGTGCTGGGATTGGAGGAATAGCAACTGCCGTGCAACTGGCCCGTTATAACATTGAAAGCGTAATCTTTGAGCGCAATAGTGTTGGGGGCCTTATCAGGAACGCTTACTCTGTGGAGAATACCATGTTTTTCCCTGAGGGTATCCGAGGTGAGGAAGTAGTTGAAATTCTAAAGAGGTATGTGAGGAAATATGGTCTGAAGATTATTTATGAAGAAGTTAAGTATATAGAGAAAGTTGACGGTGTTTTTAGGGTTCAAACCAACACTGGGGACTACAAGTTCAAATATCTAGTTGTGGCAACGGGAACAAAGCCAAAAAAACTTCCGTTTGATAGTGTAATATATCACGTGGCGGAAGTTCCGAAAGAGCATTATGAAAGGGTTCTTATTATAGGTGGAGGAGATGTGGCTTTTGATTATGCTTTAAGCATGAGTGAAGTGGCTGATGAAGTAATAATACTTATGAGGAGCGAACCTAAAGCCCTACCCTATCTTCAAAATCTTGTTGCAAAACGAGGGAATATTAAAACCTTCATAGCCCAAGTATTGGAGATCCGAAGGGAAGAAAAACTTTTAGCTAAAACCAACGTTGGTGATTTTAAAGTGGATTTGGTCTTAGGCGCTATCGGCAGGGTTCCTAATGTTGAACTCATTGAGGGGCTTAATGATGACAATCTATTCCTAGTTGGTGATGTAAAGAATGGGATTTATCGCCAGAGTGCACTTGCGATTGCTGATGGAATAAAGACTGCTATGATGATTTGGAGGAGGGAGAAATATGGAAGTATTGAGTGAAATTGGAGATCCTAATGTTGCCGTTGTTTACGTTGGGAAGACTTCAAAGGGAAATATAGTGGAATTTGTTGAATCAGTTCCAACTTCCAACCCTGCTGAAAAGTGGGTGCTTATAGTCTCATCCCTTAATGGATGTCCAGTTGGTTGCAAGATGTGTGATGCGGGGTTCTTTTATAAGGGTAAGCTTGATCTTGATGAGCTCCTTGAGCAAATAGATTATCCAATAGAGAAGCGCTGGGGTGGGAAACCGAAAACGAGAAGATTCAAGGTGCAATTTGCGCGGATGGGTGAACCAAGCTTTAACATGGCTGTTATTGAGGCATTAAGGTATTTAGGTGAGCATTATGAAAACTTTTATCCATCTATTTCTACTGTGGCTCCAATAGGTACAGACAAATTTTTTGACGCTCTACTAGAGCTTAAAAAAGAGCTTTTTAGGAATAACTTCCAGCTACAGTTCTCAATACATTCCACTAACCCAGAGCAGAGGGATAAAATAATCCCAGTGAGAAAATGGGAGTTTGAAAAGATAGCTGAGTACGGAAAGGCGTTTTATGATGAAGGAGGTAAGAAGATAACACTAAACTTTGCACTCGCAAGAGAGAATGAGGTAGATGCTGAAATAATTGCAGAATATTTTCCGAAGGAGTATTTCCTCATTAAGATAACACCGCTCAATCCAACAGTCAGCGTGATAAAAAACTCTCTCACTAATGACGTTGATCTAGAAACTGGTCTTCCGATAAAGCACAAGGAATTCGTAGAAAACATCAGAAAGTTGGGATATGATATCATAATTTCAGTAGGTGATACAAGAGAGAACTTGATAGGCTCGAATTGTGGCCAGTATATTTTGCGCTTCCTCAAAGAAAGACCTGAACTTAAGGAGGCTTATACTTTTCTAAAAACCTCTAGCTTCAACATTATTCTTTGAAAGCTTTTAAAATTCTCCTAAAGATTTCTTTTTCCGATCCTCTTTTAGTATGGTATAGTTTTTCCACAATTAATTCTGGCGTGCTCTTTCCTAGGATTCCAAACTTTGGCTGTCTATCTACTATTAAGTTGAGATTTTCATCGAGGCCTTTTGCCTCTATGCCATCAACACGGGCAAAGGGAAGCATAGATTTCAGATCCTCACCTAGATGGGACACAATCACGATATAAAAACTCTTTTCGTGGCCTATCTTTAAAAGTTCTCCAATTATTTTTACTGCTGCTCCAGGTTCGGTTATAGCCTCAAATTCATCGATGAGAATAAGTTTTTTACCTTCCCTTATAAGAGAGCGTGCAAAACTTTTCAAAACTGTTTCAAATGTTCCGGCTCCATATGAGGAACGCTTTCTTCTGAAGAAGAACAGTTCATCTAGTACCTCTATCCAGGCCTTTTCAGCATTTACAGGAAGGCCCATATGGGTGAGAATAGTCACCTGGGTGATCAGCTCAAGGAGTGAAGTCTTTCCACCACTGTTTGCTCCAGTTAAAATTATAACCCTCTCCCCATTAGTGCCATCTAGCTCAATGACGTCTCCAATGATATAGCTTACAGGTTGAGGGTTTTTGATAAACAGATGCTTTCCGTTTATGAATCCAATACCCCCTTCGGCTATCGTTGGAAAAGTGAACCCCTGAGTAAACTCTTTAACAGCCCTTAAAAATTCAAGTTCATATGCCTTTTTTAGTTCTTCTCTTAATTTTGGTATCAACGGTCTTATTCTCTTCAGAATTTCACGACTTTTGAGATATATTTCAAGCTTTATTTCCTTTTCAAGTTCATGTCTTAGGAGTTCAATGGCATCACTAGGAACTTCAACAGGATATAGAGTTTCCCTTGAAAACAGTTCAACATCGATTCCCAGTAACTTATTTAGCTTCTCTTCACTTTTTCTTATTTCTCTGAGAATATCATCTTCTATCTGGGAAAAGTGGGAGAAGATAGTTTCATAGTTGCCCTCTTTTAACCTTTTCAGGAATTCCAACAACTCTTTTCCGCTGAGGGTTAGGCTAAATTCTTTTAAACGTTCTTCAATCCGTGTGTTGAGACTATTCTCTTCTTCTCTTATTATCTCATCTAAGTTTATCAAGAGTTCTTTCTTTTTCATAGTGGGTGTTAATTCTTTTAGTTTTATCAAAATCTCATTTGCAACGCTTTTTTCTCCTAGAAGTGCTTTTATATTAGATAATGCATTTAAAGTTTCTATGTTTTCCCATAAGGGCAAAATGTAAAGTTCAGGGGCGATTTCACTTATTGAAATCCCAACATCAATTCCATACCCCACAGTACTTAATATCAAGTCGTAACCACCCTCGGGTTCTAAGGCAACATCACAAATTTCTAAGTTTTTCGCTTTTTCAAATTCTGTTTCATCCACAATTAGAAGTCTATCGTGAAGATAATCTTTTTTAAACCGAATAGGCTTTATTCGAGCGAGGAGTTCCTTAAGCTCTGGTTGGATCTTTGAGAGGCTTTCCTTTAAGTAATTTTGGCGCTTTAAGATTTCTTCTTTGTCATTAGTTGGTGTAAAATCGTCAAGATATGCTAAGCTCTCCTTTAGCTGGATTCTTTTCTTTATCTCCTCTCTAATACTCTTGTATATTGATTTGGCTTCGCTGTTAAGTTTCATAGTGTTACAACCCTCTTAGCGGTATAAATACAAAAACCTCTTTCAAACACTCTCTTTGTGTTTGGATCATTTCTTGACTTTTTCAATAACTTTAATATTCTCGATTTTTGTGAATGGGTACTGGCCTTTATCATCTTTTTCTACGGCCTTGACCATGTCCCATACAGTAAGTAAGGCAACGCTAACTCCGGTTAAAGCTTCCATTTCAACACCTGTCTTATAATAGGCCCTCACTTCGCAGGTAGCTTCTATGTAATCCTCTCCGAGCTCAAAGTTTATGTCAACCCCAGTTAGTGGTATTGGGTGGCATAGTGGTATTAGTTCCCATGTTCTTTTTACAGCCAAGATTCCTGCAATTTGGGCACTTGCTATAACATTGCCTTTTTTGGTCTTCCCTTCTCGAATAAGTTTTATTGTTTCTGGTTTGAGTTTTATCCTACCTTTGGCAATGGCTTTTCTAAAAACAACATCTTTGTGTCCAACTTCTACCATTTTAACACCAGCTTCATCCACGTGAGTGAGTTCCATTTTCCCACCATATTTCTAATGTTCAAGAAAAGTATTTAAGCTTTGAAGAGAAATATTACTTCGAACTTCGAGGTATGGGGTGATGCCGTGTGAATGAAATGATAATTGCTACAACTGAAGAAGTCCCTGGGTATAGGGTTGTCAAAGTTTTAGGAATTGCTAGAGGGGCAACTGTCAAGGCAAAACACATTGGAAAAGATATTTTGGCAGGATTGAGGAATATTGCTGGTGGAGAAGTAAAAGAGTACACCGAAATGCTTGCAGAGGCTAGGGAAGTAGCACTTCAAAGAATGATACAACATGCAAAGGAAATGGGTGCAAACGGTATCATTGGAGTGAGGTTCATGACATCAGCGGTTGCTTCTGGGGCTGCTGAGATATTTGCCTATGGTACTGCTGTTGTCCTTGAAAAAGAGTGAGATCAAATCCTTTCAGCAATTTTAATTGTTATTGTGCTTTCGATTAGAGCAGCAATGAATATTAAGAGTATTGAGATGCCAACAAGCTTAAAGAATTCTTTGGCGTCCTCTTTACTAATTGTTTCTTCTTTTTTACCTAAAGCAAAGCGTAGAAGTTCGTAGGGGATTTTAAAGCCAGCAGTTCCAGCGATAATTAAACCAGGGATTTCGAAAATACCGTGGGGGAGAATTAGAAGCAAGAATGTTCTAAAGCTTCCTAGATATAAATAGGCATGAGCCATGACACCTAAAATTATTCCATTGAAAACTATATTCAGGATAGTGAGACCTCCCAATGTTAGAACACCTCCAAAAGATAGAAGTATGATCACCTTAACATTATTGATGAAGATAGTATGAGGGGAAATCACTGGAAACACGCTTTTGAACTCATATTTTGAGGGAAGTCGATAATTTGTGTTCATTTGAAGGGTATTGTAATGTTCCAAGAAATTAAAGTTTAATCCAATAATAATGCCTAAACAGAATAATAAAAACGAAAAGATTGTAAGCCATCGTAGTGATTTGTTTATCAATTTGGTTTCCTCCCAGGAACTATAAGGCTTATTTGCTAGTTTGAATAAAAAGTACACTGAGAATGATGATCATCCCTCCAATGACAACCCACGGGGTTATGTCCCAATTAGGGCTCTTTAAAATAGATAACCCTGCAAATAACCATATGAGTCCCCCCACGATGCTCATTACCGACGTCCTAATTTTTTGATTAGAGTTCATTAATCCACCTCCTTTAAATAAAATCAAAAAACAAGTGATATCTTGATCTTATGCAATTATGCCTACAGCTATCAATATATATCCTAATGTTTTCCCTGAAATTATCCCTGCCTCTTTTGCCCCAGTGGCTGCGGTACTCACCCCTGTAAGAATTGTAGCACCTGTAGTTATTGCTTTTGTTCCAATCCAACCAAGTCCATATGCTGCACCTAAGACTACTTGGGAGGGCATAATTACTGCTCCACCAACTATCATTCCAAGAGTTACTAACACCAACCCTATCACCAGTGCCTTCCTCCACACATGGAGCACCTCCATGTTTTTCACTTACCCTTTGTTGCTCATATACTATTTAAAATTTTTGTTATATTTTATCATATTGAGTCATAATATACAACTATAAAGAGTAATATTTTTAAGCAAACGGATCACCCTCTAGTGAGGTGATGAGTATGAAAGCCATCAATATAGCAATGAAGGATTTCGAAATAAGTATCAGAACAAAGAGGTTTCAAATAATAGGGTTGCTTTTTGTGATAGTGTCTTTAGGGATGATCTATAGCTCTAAGAGGCTTGGTATAAGTGTGAATTTATATAAAACACCTTTTCAAATGCTTTTCTTATCAAGCTTCTCAAATGCTTTCAACTACTTAATATCATTATCAGGAATTCTTATTGGGGCAACAGCAATAAACGCAGAATTAGAAAGGGGCACTCTAAAGTTGATAGTCTCAAAGCCTGTGTATAGGGATAGAGTGATCTTGGGTAAACTTTTGGGAGGGTTGTTAACTCTTAGCGTAATTCTATCATTGTTTTATGCTTTAACAGTGGCCTTTGCACTGCTCTTAGGAGTCCCAATAACTGTAAGTGACCTAGTGAGATTTTTAGTAACATTGCCCTTTAGCCTACTCTATGGATTAGTTTTTCTAAGCCTTGGATTACTTATTTCATCATTTATTAGGAAGTCCAAAAACGCTATTATCCTTGCAATATTTACATTCCTCTTTTTCGGCTTTTTGCTTTCAATAATCGGTGGAGTAATAGGGTTTGTAGTGGCTGGTCTGCCTCCTCTTCCTAATATTCCAGAAAATGCTACAAATCTAAGTGAAGAGCAACTACAAGAATTGTTCCTCAAAGACCCAGCATATCAAGTATGGCTGACTAAAATGACAACAACAGCTGAAAAAATCCTTTATGTCTCCCCTAACTATCACTATCAGGAAGTTATCAGAATACTCTTCGGGGGGAAGTCCCAAATTAGTGAAGTAGTTTCTGCTTTAGCTTATGAGGAGAGTGTTGTAGAGGATAGATCCATTAGTGAAAGTTTGAGTTTGGTCTGGCAAAACATCTTGGTGTTGATAGTAATGTTTCTCTTGCCTTTTACGCCAGCTTATGCAAAATTCATGAAAGCTGATTTGGGGTGATTTTTATGTATGCTATTGAAATTGAGGGTCTGATCAAGAAGTATAAAGAATTGGTAGCGGTTGATAATTTGACATTGAACATTGAAAAAGGGAGCATTTTTGGATTTTTGGGTCCTAACGGTGCAGGAAAGACTACTACAATATTGAGCATGTTGGGGTTGATAATCCCAGACAGTGGGAGCATAAGGATACTTGGAAGTGACATTTTTAAGGAACCAATTAAAGTCAAAGAAAAAGTTGGTTATCTTCCTGAGAACGCAACAGTCTATGGTGAACTTACCGCATGGCGCAATCTAGAGTTTTTTGCCAATTTCTACAACATGAGCAGAGTCGAGAAGGAAAAACGTATAGAAGAGCTGCTCAAGTTAGTTGGTCTTTGGAATGTTCGTTACAGAAAGGCAAAAACGTTCTCAAAGGGCATGAAACAGCGTTTGCTTTTGGCTCAGGCCCTAATAAATGACCCCGAAGTTTTAATACTCGATGAGCCAACGAGTGGCCTTGATCCCGAAGGGGCTCATCTCGTCAAAAGTATAGTGAAAGAGGAAGCGAAAAAGGGAAAGACTGTATTCTTCTCCTCTCACATACTTAGCGAAGTTGAAGAGCTAAGTAATAATGTTGGAATCCTCGTAAGCGGGAAGCTTAGAGCAATGGGGACACTGGATGAAATAAAGAAACAGTTCATGGAACTCGAGGGCTATGAGATAAAAATAGAAGCCAAACAGGAGTTGCCTGAACTTGATCTTGACAGCATAGTGAGGATGGAAAAGATAAACGACAAGAAAGTGATAGTATTTGCCAGAGATGATATTAGAGATCA
This region of Thermococcus sp. MV5 genomic DNA includes:
- the thsB gene encoding thermosome subunit beta is translated as MVGQGGQPVVILPEGTQRYVGRDAQRLNILAARVIAETVRTTLGPKGMDKMLVDSLGDIVITNDGATILEQIDVQHPAAKMIIEIAKTQDKEAGDGTTSAVVIAGELLAKAEELLDQNIHPSIIIKGYTLAAEKAQEIIDKIAISVEPDNEETLTKIASTSVTGKNAESHKELLAKLAVNAVKQVAEKLNSKYVVDIDNIKLEKKEGGSVKDTQLIRGVVIDKERVHPRMPKKVESAKIALINDAFEVKKTETDAKINITSPDQLYAFLEQEEKMLQEMVEQIAATGANVLFCQKGIDDLAQHYLAKAGILAVRRVKKSDMEKLAKATGAKIVTNVKDLTSEDLGYAELVEERKVAGENMVFVEGCKNPKAVTILIRGGTEHVVDEVERALEDAIKVVKDVMEDGAILPGGGATELELSIKIDEFAKQVGGKEQLAIESFAEALKIIPKTLAENAGLDTIDVLVKAISEHKNKGKAIGVDVFGGEPADMVERGVIEPARVKRQAIKSASEVAIMILRIDDVIAAKLSKGEGKGGEMGGGMGGMPGMM
- a CDS encoding endonuclease MutS2, translated to MKLNSEAKSIYKSIREEIKKRIQLKESLAYLDDFTPTNDKEEILKRQNYLKESLSKIQPELKELLARIKPIRFKKDYLHDRLLIVDETEFEKAKNLEICDVALEPEGGYDLILSTVGYGIDVGISISEIAPELYILPLWENIETLNALSNIKALLGEKSVANEILIKLKELTPTMKKKELLINLDEIIREEENSLNTRIEERLKEFSLTLSGKELLEFLKRLKEGNYETIFSHFSQIEDDILREIRKSEEKLNKLLGIDVELFSRETLYPVEVPSDAIELLRHELEKEIKLEIYLKSREILKRIRPLIPKLREELKKAYELEFLRAVKEFTQGFTFPTIAEGGIGFINGKHLFIKNPQPVSYIIGDVIELDGTNGERVIILTGANSGGKTSLLELITQVTILTHMGLPVNAEKAWIEVLDELFFFRRKRSSYGAGTFETVLKSFARSLIREGKKLILIDEFEAITEPGAAVKIIGELLKIGHEKSFYIVIVSHLGEDLKSMLPFARVDGIEAKGLDENLNLIVDRQPKFGILGKSTPELIVEKLYHTKRGSEKEIFRRILKAFKE
- a CDS encoding isochorismatase family protein: MKEEYFTEDFILKVRERYFRPRKWEKVKLFKKVAVLAIDLQKYFLVPKSPAYLPSSQALISRLEGFYRKINALEVPIIFTRHLHKEGTMVWWWGNEMHREDPFNEILENFKPFAEIVIEKNTYNAFYKTKLEELLRKLGIETVIITGVMTHLCCETTAREAFVRGFNVIFPVNGTITQNRFFHEATLRNLSHGFAVTPLLEEVLGWLSLE
- a CDS encoding radical SAM protein, with translation MEVLSEIGDPNVAVVYVGKTSKGNIVEFVESVPTSNPAEKWVLIVSSLNGCPVGCKMCDAGFFYKGKLDLDELLEQIDYPIEKRWGGKPKTRRFKVQFARMGEPSFNMAVIEALRYLGEHYENFYPSISTVAPIGTDKFFDALLELKKELFRNNFQLQFSIHSTNPEQRDKIIPVRKWEFEKIAEYGKAFYDEGGKKITLNFALARENEVDAEIIAEYFPKEYFLIKITPLNPTVSVIKNSLTNDVDLETGLPIKHKEFVENIRKLGYDIIISVGDTRENLIGSNCGQYILRFLKERPELKEAYTFLKTSSFNIIL
- a CDS encoding ABC transporter permease, whose protein sequence is MKAINIAMKDFEISIRTKRFQIIGLLFVIVSLGMIYSSKRLGISVNLYKTPFQMLFLSSFSNAFNYLISLSGILIGATAINAELERGTLKLIVSKPVYRDRVILGKLLGGLLTLSVILSLFYALTVAFALLLGVPITVSDLVRFLVTLPFSLLYGLVFLSLGLLISSFIRKSKNAIILAIFTFLFFGFLLSIIGGVIGFVVAGLPPLPNIPENATNLSEEQLQELFLKDPAYQVWLTKMTTTAEKILYVSPNYHYQEVIRILFGGKSQISEVVSALAYEESVVEDRSISESLSLVWQNILVLIVMFLLPFTPAYAKFMKADLG
- a CDS encoding YbjQ family protein codes for the protein MIIATTEEVPGYRVVKVLGIARGATVKAKHIGKDILAGLRNIAGGEVKEYTEMLAEAREVALQRMIQHAKEMGANGIIGVRFMTSAVASGAAEIFAYGTAVVLEKE
- a CDS encoding stage II sporulation protein M, which encodes MINKSLRWLTIFSFLLFCLGIIIGLNFNFLEHYNTLQMNTNYRLPSKYEFKSVFPVISPHTIFINNVKVIILLSFGGVLTLGGLTILNIVFNGIILGVMAHAYLYLGSFRTFLLLILPHGIFEIPGLIIAGTAGFKIPYELLRFALGKKEETISKEDAKEFFKLVGISILLIFIAALIESTITIKIAERI
- a CDS encoding Kae1-associated kinase Bud32, with protein sequence MRLIKQGAEAKIYLANFEELYFPFDEEKIIIKHRIPKRYRIREIDEKLRKERTVREARILHRAKQFGVNVPYVYEVDLKEMKIVMEYIEGERLKELLEKIHMEERLKLCREIGRQVGKLHEAGIVHGDLTTSNMILRGGRIYFIDFGLAEFEISLEAQGVDLHLLKRAMESTHYKWFEIGFKKVLKGYEEIRGEKKRKEVEEKLKEIESRGRYRERSWVNT
- a CDS encoding NAD(P)/FAD-dependent oxidoreductase, producing MALVGIIGAGIGGIATAVQLARYNIESVIFERNSVGGLIRNAYSVENTMFFPEGIRGEEVVEILKRYVRKYGLKIIYEEVKYIEKVDGVFRVQTNTGDYKFKYLVVATGTKPKKLPFDSVIYHVAEVPKEHYERVLIIGGGDVAFDYALSMSEVADEVIILMRSEPKALPYLQNLVAKRGNIKTFIAQVLEIRREEKLLAKTNVGDFKVDLVLGAIGRVPNVELIEGLNDDNLFLVGDVKNGIYRQSALAIADGIKTAMMIWRREKYGSIE
- a CDS encoding ABC transporter ATP-binding protein, producing MYAIEIEGLIKKYKELVAVDNLTLNIEKGSIFGFLGPNGAGKTTTILSMLGLIIPDSGSIRILGSDIFKEPIKVKEKVGYLPENATVYGELTAWRNLEFFANFYNMSRVEKEKRIEELLKLVGLWNVRYRKAKTFSKGMKQRLLLAQALINDPEVLILDEPTSGLDPEGAHLVKSIVKEEAKKGKTVFFSSHILSEVEELSNNVGILVSGKLRAMGTLDEIKKQFMELEGYEIKIEAKQELPELDLDSIVRMEKINDKKVIVFARDDIRDQISDYLSKRGITLINLEIEEPSLEDVFLKTIYKKE
- the moaC gene encoding cyclic pyranopterin monophosphate synthase MoaC; amino-acid sequence: MELTHVDEAGVKMVEVGHKDVVFRKAIAKGRIKLKPETIKLIREGKTKKGNVIASAQIAGILAVKRTWELIPLCHPIPLTGVDINFELGEDYIEATCEVRAYYKTGVEMEALTGVSVALLTVWDMVKAVEKDDKGQYPFTKIENIKVIEKVKK